From a region of the Alnus glutinosa chromosome 1, dhAlnGlut1.1, whole genome shotgun sequence genome:
- the LOC133871993 gene encoding pentatricopeptide repeat-containing protein At1g66345, mitochondrial isoform X2: protein MLLLRRIIPSLVSKSVKHSSSLCVHIPQSFEAKFIHSDIKAECDTVVNSICGSFRRGWNWDSLTKQFDFVQLNDLIVEKVLLELKEPTDAKRALAFFHWSARRKNFEHGIQSYCITIHILVRARLLMDARALLESILKRSVENSVSFSVVDSLLSSYKITASTPFVFDLLIQAYAKLRMFEICFDVCCYLEEHGFSLSLVSYNTLIHVVQKSDQVPLVWKIYEHMLQKRTYPNEVTIRTMIGALCKEGQLQKYVDILDQIHGKRCYPSVIVNSTLILRILEERRIEDGMVLLKRMLQKNMILDTIAYSLIVLAKIKLGNLESAYEVYEEMLKRGFQANPFIYTLFIGAHCKEGRIEEAHCLMQEMENMDLKPYGKSFDLLIEGCAKAGNLEESVRYCVKMLERRLVPSCWAFNEMLGKLCENGDVEQANAILTILLDKGFLPNEVTYSHLIEGYGKNGVINEVLKLYYEVESRSLSPGLLVYTSLIKSLCLCGKIEEAEKYLRIMKERSLVPTVCIYDTLIASYSNRGNIED from the exons ATGCTTCTTCTGCGTCGAATTATTCCGTCCTTGGTCTCCAAATCAGTCAAACATTCTAGCAGCCTATGTGTTCATATTCCTCAGTCATTTGAAGCTAAATTCATCCATAGTGACATAAAAGCAGAATGTGATACAGTAGTCAATTCCATATGTGGTTCCTTCAGGAGGGGCTGGAACTGGGACAGTCTGACTAAACAATTTGATTTTGTTCAATTAAATGATTTGATTGTTGAGAAAGTACTGCTAGAGTTAAAGGAACCAACTGATGCAAAAAGGGCTCTGGCTTTTTTCCATTGGTCAGCACGAAGGAAAAACTTCGAACATGGTATTCAGTCGTACTGTATCACAATTCATATTTTGGTTCGTGCCCGACTGCTTATGGATGCTCGAGCATTGCTTGAATCAATTTTGAAGAGAAGTGTAGAGAATTCTGTGAGTTTTTCAGTTGTGGATTCTCTACTTAGCAGCTATAAGATTACTGCTTCGACTCCAtttgtgtttgatttgttaATACAGGCTTATGCTAAACTAAGAATGTTTGAGATTTGCTTTGATGTTTGTTGCTATTTGGAAGAACATGGGTTTTCTTTAAGCCTTGTAAGTTACAACACTTTGATTCATGTTGTTCAAAAATCTGATCAAGTTCCTTTAGTTTGGAAGATTTACGAGCATATGCTTCAGAAAAGAACTTACCCAAATGAAGTAACAATCAGAACCATGATAGGTGCATTGTGCAAGGAAGGGCAGTTGCAGAAATATGTCGACATATTGGATCAGATCCATGGGAAGAGATGTTATCCTTCAGTGATTGTTAATAGCACTTTGATCTTAAGGATTTTAGAGGAGAGAAGAATCGAAGATGGTATGGTATTATTAAAGAGAATGTTGCAAAAGAATATGATTCTTGACACAATTGCTTATTCACTAATTGTTCTTGCTAAAATAAAACTTGGGAATTTGGAGTCAGCATACGAGGTGTATGAAGAAATGCTTAAAAGAGGTTTCCAAGCAAATCCTTTCATCTACACGTTGTTTATAGGAGCCCATTGTAAAGAGGGCAGAATAGAAGAGGCACATTGCTTGATGCAAGAGATGGAGAATATGGATTTGAAGCCATATGGCAAGTCTTTTGATCTTCTCATTGAGGGGTGTGCTAAAGCGGGAAATTTGGAAGAAAGTGTAAGATATTGTGTGAAAATGTTGGAAAGGAGACTTGTTCCTAGTTGTTGGGCGTTCAATGAGATGCTTGGAAAGCTCTGTGAGAATGGGGATGTGGAGCAGGCCAATGCAATATTAACTATTTTGTTAGATAAAGGGTTCTTGCCTAATGAGGTCACATACTCTCATCTGATTGAAGGCTATGGAAAAAATGGTGTGATTAATGAAGTTCTCAAACTCTACTATGAAGTTGAGTCCAGATCACTGTCACCTGGATTATTGGTCTATACATCATTGATTAAGAGCCTTTGCCTCTGTGGGAAAATAGAggaagcagaaaaatatttgagaATTATGAAAGAACGTTCGCTAGTTCCAACTGTGTGCATTTATGACACATTGATTGCAAGCTACTCTAATAGAG GGAACATTGAAGACTAG
- the LOC133871993 gene encoding pentatricopeptide repeat-containing protein At1g66345, mitochondrial isoform X1 yields the protein MLLLRRIIPSLVSKSVKHSSSLCVHIPQSFEAKFIHSDIKAECDTVVNSICGSFRRGWNWDSLTKQFDFVQLNDLIVEKVLLELKEPTDAKRALAFFHWSARRKNFEHGIQSYCITIHILVRARLLMDARALLESILKRSVENSVSFSVVDSLLSSYKITASTPFVFDLLIQAYAKLRMFEICFDVCCYLEEHGFSLSLVSYNTLIHVVQKSDQVPLVWKIYEHMLQKRTYPNEVTIRTMIGALCKEGQLQKYVDILDQIHGKRCYPSVIVNSTLILRILEERRIEDGMVLLKRMLQKNMILDTIAYSLIVLAKIKLGNLESAYEVYEEMLKRGFQANPFIYTLFIGAHCKEGRIEEAHCLMQEMENMDLKPYGKSFDLLIEGCAKAGNLEESVRYCVKMLERRLVPSCWAFNEMLGKLCENGDVEQANAILTILLDKGFLPNEVTYSHLIEGYGKNGVINEVLKLYYEVESRSLSPGLLVYTSLIKSLCLCGKIEEAEKYLRIMKERSLVPTVCIYDTLIASYSNRGDRTKALHLQNEMISQGLQPSCS from the coding sequence ATGCTTCTTCTGCGTCGAATTATTCCGTCCTTGGTCTCCAAATCAGTCAAACATTCTAGCAGCCTATGTGTTCATATTCCTCAGTCATTTGAAGCTAAATTCATCCATAGTGACATAAAAGCAGAATGTGATACAGTAGTCAATTCCATATGTGGTTCCTTCAGGAGGGGCTGGAACTGGGACAGTCTGACTAAACAATTTGATTTTGTTCAATTAAATGATTTGATTGTTGAGAAAGTACTGCTAGAGTTAAAGGAACCAACTGATGCAAAAAGGGCTCTGGCTTTTTTCCATTGGTCAGCACGAAGGAAAAACTTCGAACATGGTATTCAGTCGTACTGTATCACAATTCATATTTTGGTTCGTGCCCGACTGCTTATGGATGCTCGAGCATTGCTTGAATCAATTTTGAAGAGAAGTGTAGAGAATTCTGTGAGTTTTTCAGTTGTGGATTCTCTACTTAGCAGCTATAAGATTACTGCTTCGACTCCAtttgtgtttgatttgttaATACAGGCTTATGCTAAACTAAGAATGTTTGAGATTTGCTTTGATGTTTGTTGCTATTTGGAAGAACATGGGTTTTCTTTAAGCCTTGTAAGTTACAACACTTTGATTCATGTTGTTCAAAAATCTGATCAAGTTCCTTTAGTTTGGAAGATTTACGAGCATATGCTTCAGAAAAGAACTTACCCAAATGAAGTAACAATCAGAACCATGATAGGTGCATTGTGCAAGGAAGGGCAGTTGCAGAAATATGTCGACATATTGGATCAGATCCATGGGAAGAGATGTTATCCTTCAGTGATTGTTAATAGCACTTTGATCTTAAGGATTTTAGAGGAGAGAAGAATCGAAGATGGTATGGTATTATTAAAGAGAATGTTGCAAAAGAATATGATTCTTGACACAATTGCTTATTCACTAATTGTTCTTGCTAAAATAAAACTTGGGAATTTGGAGTCAGCATACGAGGTGTATGAAGAAATGCTTAAAAGAGGTTTCCAAGCAAATCCTTTCATCTACACGTTGTTTATAGGAGCCCATTGTAAAGAGGGCAGAATAGAAGAGGCACATTGCTTGATGCAAGAGATGGAGAATATGGATTTGAAGCCATATGGCAAGTCTTTTGATCTTCTCATTGAGGGGTGTGCTAAAGCGGGAAATTTGGAAGAAAGTGTAAGATATTGTGTGAAAATGTTGGAAAGGAGACTTGTTCCTAGTTGTTGGGCGTTCAATGAGATGCTTGGAAAGCTCTGTGAGAATGGGGATGTGGAGCAGGCCAATGCAATATTAACTATTTTGTTAGATAAAGGGTTCTTGCCTAATGAGGTCACATACTCTCATCTGATTGAAGGCTATGGAAAAAATGGTGTGATTAATGAAGTTCTCAAACTCTACTATGAAGTTGAGTCCAGATCACTGTCACCTGGATTATTGGTCTATACATCATTGATTAAGAGCCTTTGCCTCTGTGGGAAAATAGAggaagcagaaaaatatttgagaATTATGAAAGAACGTTCGCTAGTTCCAACTGTGTGCATTTATGACACATTGATTGCAAGCTACTCTAATAGAGGTGATAGAACAAAGGCTCTTCACCTTCAGAATGAAATGATTTCGCAAGGACTACAGCCTAGTTGCTCATAA
- the LOC133872011 gene encoding probable sucrose-phosphate synthase 2: protein MAGNEWINGYLEAILDSGASAKDDQKPTAVNLRETGHFNPTKYFVEEVVTGVDESDLHRTWIKVVATRNTRERSSRLENMCWRIWHLTRKKKQLEWEELQHLADRRWEREQGRKDATEDMSEDLSEGEKGDGLGEIVHCETPKKRFQRNISNLEVWSDDKKEKRLYIVLISLHGLVRGENMELGRDSDTGGQVKYVVELSRALARMPGVYRVDLFTRQISSPEVDWSYGEPTEMLTAGPEYSDANDVGESSGAYIIRIPFGPRDKYLRKELLWPYIQEFVDGALAHILNMSKVLGEQIGRGQPVWPYVIHGHYADAGDSAALLSGALNVPMVLTGHSLGRNKLEQLLKQGRQSREDINSTYKMMRRIEGEELSLDAAELVITSTKQEIEEQWGLYDGFDVKLEKVLRARARRGVNCHGRYMPRMVVIPPGMDFSNVVVSEDDVDGELAQLTSGTDGSSPKAIPPIWSEVMKFLTNPHKPMILALSRPDPKKNITTLLKAFGECRPLKDLANLTLIMGNRDDIDEMSGGNANVLTTVLKLIDKYDLYGQVAYPKHHKQSDVPDIYRLAAKIKGVFVNPALVEPFGLTLIEAAAHGLPTVATKNGGPVDIQQALNNGLLVDPHDQQAIASALLKLLSEKNLWQECRKNGLKNIHLFSWPEHCRTYLTRVAACRMRHPQWQTDTPGDEMAADESLNDSLKDVQDMSLRLSVDGEKYSLNGSLDLSAAAGDRELQDQVKRVLSKIKKPESDPKDLESGNKLLENVASKYPMLRRRRRLIVIALDCYDNHGAPEEKMIQIVQEIIKAARLDSQIARVSGFALSTAMPVSETIEFLTSGKIQVNEFDALICSSGSEVYYPGTYTEEDGKLFPDPDYASHIDYRWGCEGLKKTIWKLMNTSEGGDNTDESSSPIQEDAKSSNAHCISYLIKDSSKAKKVDDLRQKLRMRGLRCHPMYCRSSTRLQTIPLLASRAQALRYLFVRWRLNVANMNVILGESGDTDYEELISGTHKTIIMRDVVAKDSEELLRTLGSYQRDDIVPGESPLVTYVSGKATPDELSNALK from the exons ATGGCTGGCAATGAGTGGATTAATGGGTACCTGGAGGCCATACTGGACAGTGGGGCTTCGGCGAAAGATGACCAGAAGCCAACGGCGGTGAATCTGAGGGAGACGGGGCATTTCAATCCGACCAAGTACTTTGTGGAGGAGGTGGTGACGGGTGTGGATGAGTCGGACCTGCACCGCACGTGGATCAAAGTGGTCGCCACCCGCAACACCCGGGAGCGTAGCTCCAGACTCGAGAATATGTGCTGGCGCATTTGGCACCTTACGCGCAAGAAGAAGCAG TTGGAATGGGAGGAACTTCAACATTTAGCAGACCGAAGGTGGGAGCGGGAACAAGGGCGCAAGGACGCAACGGAAGACATGTCCGAAGACTTGTCAGAAGGAGAGAAGGGAGACGGTTTGGGAGAGATAGTGCACTGCGAGACTCCCAAGAAAAGGTTCCAGCGTAACATTTCGAACTTGGAAGTATGGTCAGatgataaaaaggaaaagaggctTTATATTGTTCTTATCAG TTTGCATGGTTTGGTCCGGGGAGAAAACATGGAGCTTGGACGAGATTCTGATACTGGTGGACAG GTCAAATATGTGGTCGAGCTTTCTCGTGCCCTTGCAAGGATGCCCGGGGTGTATAGGGTAGACCTTTTTACCCGCCAAATCTCATCACCGGAGGTTGATTGGAGCTATGGGGAGCCAACAGAGATGCTTACTGCTGGCCCTGAATATAGTGATGCCAATGACGTTGGGGAGAGCAGCGGGGCATATATCATAAGGATTCCATTTGGTCCACGTGATAAGTATCTTCGAAAAGAATTGCTTTGGCCCTATATTCAAGAATTCGTAGATGGAGCTCTGGCTCACATTCTTAATATGTCTAAAGTTTTGGGTGAACAAATTGGTCGAGGCCAGCCTGTGTGGCCATATGTGATTCATGGACATTATGCAGATGCTGGTGATAGTGCAGCTCTTCTTTCAGGAGCTTTAAATGTCCCAATGGTTCTGACGGGACACTCTCTTGGGAGAAACAAGCTTGAACAGCTTCTTAAGCAGGGGCGTCAATCTAGGGAGGACATTAATTCAACATACAAGATGATGAGGAGGATTGAAGGAGAAGAGCTTTCCCTTGATGCTGCAGAACTTGTTATCACAAGCACTAAACAGGAAATTGAAGAGCAATGGGGACTTTATGATGGTTTTGATGTCAAGCTTGAGAAAGTGTTGCGTGCCCGTGCTAGACGTGGGGTCAATTGCCATGGTCGATACATGCCGAGGATGGTG GTTATTCCTCCTGGAATGGACTTCAGCAATGTCGTGGTTTCCGAAGATGACGTTGATGGGGAACTTGCACAACTTACTAGTGGTACTGACGGGTCTTCTCCGAAAGCAATTCCACCAATATGGTCAGAA GTGATGAAGTTCCTTACAAATCCCCACAAGCCGATGATCTTGGCTTTATCAAGGCCGGATCCAAAAAAGAACATAACCACTCTTTTGAAAGCTTTTGGAGAGTGCCGTCCCTTGAAAGATCTTGCTAATCTT ACACTCATAATGGGGAATAGGGATGATATAGATGAGATGTCTGGTGGAAATGCTAATGTGCTTACAACAGTGTTGAAACTGATTGATAAGTATGATCTCTATGGGCAAGTGGCTTACCCAAAGCATCACAAGCAATCTGATGTTCCAGATATATATCGTCTTGCTGCAAAAATAAAG GGAGTTTTCGTAAATCCAGCATTAGTAGAACCTTTTGGGCTAACATTGATTGAG GCAGCAGCACATGGGCTTCCAACGGTGGCTACGAAAAATGGTGGACCAGTTGACATTCAACAG GCCTTGAACAATGGTTTGCTTGTGGACCCTCATGATCAGCAAGCAATTGCTTCTGCACTGCTTAAACTGTTGTCGGAGAAGAACTTATGGCAGGAATGCAGAAAGAATGGTCTGAAAAACATACACCTTTTTTCATGGCCTGAACACTGCCGCACTTATTTGACCAGGGTAGCAGCCTGCCGCATGAGGCACCCGCAATGGCAAACTGATACCCCAGGGGATGAAATGGCTGCTGATGAGTCTCTCAATGATTCACTTAAGGACGTACAAGATATGTCCCTTAGGCTTTCCGTTGATGGAGAAAAATATTCACTGAATGGATCTCTCGACTTGTCTGCAGCTGCTGGTGACCGGGAGCTGCAAGACCAAGTGAAACGAGTCCTAAGCAAGATAAAGAAGCCTGAGTCTGACCCAAAAGATTTAGAAAGCGGGAATAAGTTGCTTGAGAATGTGGCAAGCAAGTATCCCATGTTGAGGCGGAGACGTAGGTTAATAGTTATAGCACTCGACTGCTATGACAACCATGGAGCTCCTGAAGAAAAGATGATTCAGATAGTGCAAGAAATAATTAAGGCTGCTCGATTAGACTCTCAAATAGCAAGGGTCTCTGGCTTTGCTTTATCAACAGCTATGCCAGTGTCAGAGACAATAGAGTTTTTGACATCAGGGAAGATTCAAGTAAATGAGTTTGATGCTTTGATTTGCAGTAGTGGGAGTGAGGTGTACTATCCTGGTACTTATACAGAAGAAGACGGAAAACTCTTCCCAGATCCAGATTATGCATCACATATTGACTATCGTTGGGGTTGCGAAGGTTTAAAGAAAACCATTTGGAAGTTGATGAATACATCTGAAGGTGGAGACAACACTGATGAGTCTTCCAGCCCCATTCAGGAGGATGCGAAATCAAGCAACGCACATTGCATCTCATACTTAATAAAGGATTCTAGTAAG GCAAAGAAAGTGGACGATTTGAGGCAGAAGCTTAGGATGCGGGGATTACGATGCCATCCAATGTACTGCAGGAGCTCAACAAGGCTGCAAACTATTCCTCTCCTCGCATCCAGAGCACAGGCACTCAG ATACTTGTTTGTCCGTTGGAGATTGAATGTTGCAAACATGAATGTGATCCTTGGTGAAAGTGGAGACACTGATTATGAGGAACTAATATCCGGGACTCATAAGACCATAATTATGAGAGACGTGGTTGCTAAGGATTCAGAAGAGCTGCTCAGAACATTAGGAAGCTACCAAAGGGACGACATTGTTCCTGGTGAGAGCCCATTGGTCACCTATGTAAGTGGGAAAGCAACACCTGATGAGCTTTCCAATGCCTTGAAGTAG